The Candidatus Zixiibacteriota bacterium genome includes a window with the following:
- a CDS encoding 2-phosphosulfolactate phosphatase: MNFADQSGFDVRFEWGLPGLEQMLPHVAIVVIVDVLSFSTAVEAAVARGAEVLPFDRCGDEAAGYAETNNAFLAVSRKKRNASHNFSLSPVSLTKLNKDDRLVLPSPNGATLSFKAAESGITIVAGCLRNARAVAEFCRSQKGPIAIIAAGEKRDGYGGPLRPAAEDLIGSGAIINRMGTLTLSPEAEVARGAYRYLCNDLSGAFINCASGRELIEIGFESDVLFAAEIDVSSTVPVLVDRRFRVVGTDGEAAN, translated from the coding sequence ATGAATTTCGCCGATCAATCAGGATTTGACGTTCGCTTCGAATGGGGTCTCCCCGGCCTGGAGCAGATGTTGCCTCACGTCGCGATCGTTGTGATTGTCGATGTTCTCTCCTTCAGTACCGCCGTTGAGGCGGCTGTCGCACGGGGAGCCGAAGTTCTTCCGTTCGATCGATGCGGAGATGAAGCAGCCGGTTATGCCGAGACCAATAACGCCTTTCTCGCCGTTTCCCGAAAGAAACGAAACGCTTCTCACAACTTCAGCCTCTCCCCGGTTTCATTGACCAAACTCAATAAAGACGACCGGCTCGTACTTCCATCTCCCAACGGAGCCACTCTCTCGTTCAAGGCGGCTGAGTCGGGAATTACGATCGTGGCCGGTTGTCTTCGCAACGCGCGGGCGGTGGCGGAGTTCTGCCGGTCGCAGAAAGGACCCATAGCCATTATTGCCGCCGGTGAAAAGCGCGACGGTTATGGAGGTCCATTACGTCCGGCGGCCGAGGATTTGATCGGCTCAGGAGCGATAATTAACCGGATGGGAACACTGACGTTGTCGCCCGAGGCCGAGGTTGCCCGAGGCGCATATCGATATCTCTGCAATGACTTGTCCGGCGCTTTCATTAATTGTGCTTCCGGCAGGGAGTTGATTGAAATCGGATTCGAGAGCGACGTGCTTTTTGCCGCCGAGATTGATGTCTCCTCAACCGTACCGGTGCTCGTTGACAGACGCTTTCGGGTGGTCGGGACCGACGGCGAGGCGGCCAATTAA